In the Fretibacterium sp. OH1220_COT-178 genome, AGGCCGATCGCGAGCGACGAGGCGTAGCCGCGTTCCGGGGCCGGGTTGATCCGGACGTCGACGTCCTCTCCCAGGGGGGGCAGCGCACGCCGGGTCGCCTCGGAGAGCACGCAGAAGACCGGGGTCAGGCCCGCAAGACGCAGGTTCCGCAGCACGGCCTCCAGCACCGTCCCGGAACCGAACGGCAGCAGCAGCTTCTGGGTCCCCATGCGGCGCGACAGACCGGCGGCCGGCAGGACGGCGTTCATCGGGTCCGCTCCGGCCGGAGGACGGCGTCGTGGCGCAGCGCGTGCAGGGAGCCCAGGATCAGGAGGTCCCAGGAGCGCAGCGCGCGCGTCAGCCGGGGCAGGAAATCGCGGGCCAGAGCCTCGGCCCTGGGGGCGGGGAGAAGGTCCGACCGGTTCATGAGCAGAAACCTTCTCGCGTTGGGGGTGGGGGGCGCGTTCTTGAGGTAGCCGCGCGGGGACTCCAGCAGCGCCGCCAGGCGCTCCGGGGTCAGAGGATCGCCGGGGCGGAACCCGAAATCCTCCGTCATCCGATCCATGCGGTGGACGTGGGCCTCCGTCAGGGGCTCGTCCAGCCGGTCCGCGCCCAGCACGGCGCAGAGCACCGTCGTCCGGCCCGGGATCGGCGGCTCCCAGTCGGCCCAGGCCTTCAGGGGCTTGTGGCGCGCGCCGTCGGCCTCGCAGACCACGAAATCGGCCGCTCCGGCCTCCCACAGCCGGTCGACCGCCCCGGGGAGGAGCCCCTCCAGCTTCTCCCGGTTCCCGTCCCGCACGTGTCTTTGCGCCGTCGTCAGCGGCGATTGGGAGCGCAGCGCCCTGCGGATGCGCTCCACGCCCTCCGCCGCGGGCTCCTCCCCCGTCAGCAGGAGGGGACCGTCTCCGGCCGCCATCTTGGTCGTGGTGGTCAGAAGCACCGTCCCCCGCCGCGCCAGGACCTGACCCAGAGTGCGGAGCAGGGTCGTCTTGCCCCCGCCGCCCACCAGGCTGACCAGCTCCCGTCCCCCCAGGCCGAAGGGGGCGAAAAAGGCCTCCGGGCCTTGTAACGTCGACATCATGCCGATCCCTCCCATCTTCCTCCTCGCTCCATTATATAGAAATCGCCGGCCCCATGAAAACGGGGACGATTTTTACCGCTTGACAATATACAAATATGCAATATAATAATACTGCAAAAACGAATTGGGCCGGAAAAAGGGCGGGAGGGCAGGGAATTCCCGAGCGAAGGGAGGTGAGGCAATGGCAGTTGTGGAGAATGCGCGCAGGAGCGGGGTTTCGGTGAAGCTGAACGCGGGGAACGACCTGTTGACGGGACGGATGATCGTCAAGAGCTGTTCTCTGGGCAAGATCAAGCCCGAGGCGGATGCCGAGAAGGTCATGCGGATCGTGGACCTGCTGGCGGCCGTTCTGGAGTACCCGGCGGTACGGGTAGAGCGGACGGAGGTCAGGAGCCTGGAGAAGGTCTAGGGCGCCGGGGGAGTCCGGCGTCCCCGAAAGGAGGGGATCCGTTGGGCACATTTTATGGGAAGGGAGGTGATGCGTGTGGCAACACGGTTGAAGCTCGTGTTCACGGGCGTGGGGGACAGGAAGATCGCCATGCAGTTTCCCTACGTGCGCGGCTCCGCGACGGGGGCCGAGGTCAAGGCTCTGATGCAGGGGATCGTGGCCGACGGAGGCGTCTATGTGGACGTCCCGACGGGCATCGTCGGGGCGGAGCTCCTGGACAGCACCAGTACCCCCGTCGACCTGGGGTAGGCGAGAGGAGGAGCCGACGATGCGCCGGCGTGGAGGGGGGGCGCAAGCCCCCCTTTTGATCGACAGGCTGATTGAGGATCGGGGAGGCGAAGGATGGAGACGTTTGTTCAGGCGGCGCTGCAGAACGGTTTTTCGGTGGTGGTGGCCGCGTTTTTGCTGCTTCGGATGGAGCGGGAGCTGAGGGGGCTGAGGGAGGCGATCGATCGGCTGCGGTACTGCCAGAGCTGCCGTTTTGCGCCCCTGGTGCGCGAGGACGGGGAGGGGAGGTAGCGGATGCTCTATGCCGTGGAGTTCTTCCGTCCCGAGGAGTTCGCCTGTCCCTGTTGCGGGAGGGGCCGCCCGGCTCGGCTTCTGGTGCTGTGGCTGGACCTGCTGCGCCGGGCCTGGGACGGCCCTGTGCGCGTCAACTCGGGGTACCGATGCGCGGCGCACAACCGGGAGGTCGGGGGCGCGGAGCGGAGCCGGCATCTGCTGGGATGCGCCGCGGACGTGGCTCCCACGAAACCCGGCGGGGGCGCGTTCCCCGCCCTGGCGCACCGGCTGTGCGCCTTGCCCGGCTGGGAGCTGATCGTCCACGACCGCTTCGTCCACATCGGCGTCCCGACTGCGGAGTCGGAGAGGCCCTGGGACGGGGAGACGCTTTTGCTGTGAGCGGGAGGCCGCCTTGAGGGATGGCCGCGCTGTGCCCCTCCGGCCGTTTGTCGGAGGGGAATGCGATTACGGAGACGATACAACCCCGCTGAACGCGATCGTCATTCGCCTCCCCTGAAAGGGGACGGCCAGACTGCCAGCGATTCCCCGAAGGGGAGGGCTGTGCAGGTTGGCTGTTTTCTTCATCAGGTGGCTCGCGTCAGCGAACCGGAGGGGTTGCTCTTCATGCACAGCCACCCCCCAGCCCCTTTGGGGCAGCCCCCTTTTTTTGTTGACACGTGTCAAAGCACGTACTAAAATCGGGGTGTCAGAGCGGGGAGGTGGGGGGTGTGGGCTCGGACGACATCATTAAGATCATCGAGGCCGACGGATGGTTCGCCGTTGCGCAGAGGGGAAGCCACATTCAGTTCCTCCATACGACGAAGCCCGGAAAGGTGACGGTTCCCGCCAACCGCAAGGACCTCCCCAAGGGCACGGTAAATGCGATACTCAGACAAGCGGGGCTCAAATAGCTCCGCACATTCGAGGCAGGTGGCCGACATGAGAGACCGATACATTTTTCCCGCCGTTTTCAACTATGCCGACGACGGCATCTCCGTTTCCTTCCCCGATCTTCCGGGGTGTTTCACCTGCGGCGATACAGACGAGGAGGCCGTGCGGATGGCCGAGGAGGCCGTGGGGCTCCACCTGTACGGTATGGAGCGGGATGGCGACCCCATCCCCGAGCCCAGCCGAGGCGATCGGCTCGCCGTAGCGCCGAACGAATGCATCTTCCTCGTCGATGTCTGGATGCCCCAGGTCCGGGAGGACGTCGAGCCCGTCTACGTCAAGAAGACCCTGACCATCCCCTCGGACCTGAACGAGGCGGCCAAGCGGGCCAACATCAACTTTTCTCAGGTGCTCGCATCGTCGCTCCGCCAGATCCTCAAAAAACGGCCCGTCCGAAACTGAACAGGGGGTCCTCCGGCTCCGGCATGGAGGCTTTTTGCCGCCCCGTTCCCCCGGCCTTCAGTGGAAACGCACCCAAAAGAGGAGGCCCCCGACGGTTGTGCGTCCGGCCGATCAAAGTGGATTGTCAAAAAGCGAAAACCCCGCTCGAAAGCGGGGTTTTATGCTTTACCGGAGAAATCCGGATATTCTGCTGGAGGCGGCACCCAGATTCGAACTGGGGATAAAGGATTTGCAGTCCTCTGCCTTACCACTTGGCTATGCCGCCCTTTCGGGAAAAGAGGGCCGCCCGTAGCGGGCGACGCGCTCTATTTTAATAGGAAGTCCGCACTTCGTCAAGGAAAAAACGGGTCGGGCGCCTATTTGCGCGTGTAGAGGAAGGGGCCCGCCATCTCGAAGCCCATCTTCTTGTAGTCGAAGATCTGCTCGGTGGAGCCGACCAAAAAGTATCCGCCCGGGGCCAGGGCGTTGAAGAATTTGACGTAGAGCAGGGATTTGGTCTCCGCCGTGAAGTAGATGACGACGTTGCGGCAGAGGATGACGTCGAACCCGCTTCCGAAGGGGTCGTCGATCATGTTGAAGCGCTTGAACGTCACGCGGCGCCTGATCTCGGCGTTCACCTCGTAGGTCTCGCCGCCGTCGCGCGTCGTGAAGTACTTGGACAGGTACTCCGGCGGGACGTTCAGGAGCTGGCGCTTGAGGTAGACGCCCTTCTGGGCGATGGCGATGGCCCCCTGATCGATGTCCGCGGCCAGCACGGGGGTCGTGGCGTCCAGCCCGCAGACGGCCGAAAGGATGGCCAGGGAGTACGGCTCCTCGCCCGTCGCGCAGCCCGCGCTCCAGAGCTTCAGCCGCTTGTGCCCGCGCTTTTTAATCAGCTCCGGGATGATCTGGTCCCTCAGCTTCCACCACTGGTTGTCGTTGCGGAAGAACTCCGAGACGTTGATCGTCAGGTGGTCCAGAAACTCCCTCAGCTTCCGGTCGTCGTTCTTGATCGTGTTGAAGTACTCGTCATAGGTCTTGACGTTCCAACGGTCCATCAGCATGTGGACCCGCCGGTGGATCTGATTCTTGTAGGAATTCAGATCCAAGCCGATGATCTTGCGCAGCTTCTGCTTGAACGTCTCGTACTCGGGCGAGTTGTACTGGTTCAGTTCTTCCATCAGGATTCTTCCCCTCCGGCGGCGCGCCGAATCAGTCCTCCAGGACTTCCTTCTCCTTGGCCTTGTAGGCCTCGTCCACCTTCTTGATGTACTCGTCCGTCACGTCCTGGACGTCCTTGGAGTACTTCTTGAGGTCGTCCTCGGTGATGGCGGAGTCCTTCTCCAGCTTCTTGAGGGCCTCCACGGAGTCGCGGCGGTGGTTCCTCAGGACCACGCGGGCCTCCTCCGCCTTCTTCGCCAGGAGTTTCGTCAGCTCGACCCGGCGCTCCCGCGTGAGCTCCGGCAGGGTCAGGCGCACGGACTCCCCGTCGTTCTGGGGCGTGATTCCGAGGTTCGAGGCGAGGATCGCCTTCTCGATCGCCTTCAGGCTCGAGCGGTCGAAGGGCGAGATCTGGAGCTTGCGCCCCTCGGGGACCGTGATGTTCGCCATCTGCTTGAGGGGCGTCGGCGTGCCGTAGTAGTCCGCCTTGATGTCGCTCACCAGGCCCGGATGCGCCCGCCCGGTCCGGATCGCCAGGTACTCGTTATGCAAAAAAGCCAGGGCCTTCTCCATCTTGTCCCTCAGCTGTTTGATCTCGTTCTTGGGCATAACGTCTCCTCCTCTCGTGTTCTCGACCGCCCCTCGCGGGGTACGGCCAGGAAAACGGGGGTCCCCGGTCACTCGGGCTCCCCCTCCTCTACGATTGTACCAATTCGCTCGCCTTTGACAAGCGCCGAAACGAGGCAGCCCGGACTTTGGACGTCCAGGACGAGGATCGGGATCCCGTTCTCGCGGCAGAGGGAGAAGGCCGAGGCGTCCATCACCTCGATGCCGTCCCGCAGCGCCTCGCGGTAGGTGATGCGCGAGAGGAACTTGGCGTCCGCATGGGTTTTGGGATCCTTGTCGTAGATGCCGTCGACCTTGGTCCCCTTCACCATGCAGTCCGCGCCCATCTCCGCCGCGCGCAGCGCCGCGGTGGTGTCCGTGGAGAAGAAGGGGGACCCGGTGCCCGCGGCGAAGATCACCACGCGCCCCTTCTCCATGTGCCGCAGGGCCCGGCGGCGGATGTAGGGCTCGGCGACGGCCCGCATCTCGATCGCGGTTTGGACGCGCGTGGGCACCCCCAGCTTCTCCAGGACGTCCTGGAGCCCCAGGGCGTTGATGACCGTGCCCAGCATCCCCATGTAGTCGGCCTGCGCCCGCTCGATGCCCAGCGTCTGGATGTCCCTGCCGCGCAGCATGTTGCCGCCCCCCACCACCATGCACAGCTGGATGCCCGCGTTGTAGACCGCCGCGAGCTCCGCCCCGATCCGACGCATGGCGTCGAAGTCGAGGCCGAAATGTTTGTCGCCGGCCAGGACCTCGCCGGAGAGCTTGAGGAGCACTCTGTTGTATTTAGGCATCGCAATCCCCCTTTACATAAAACTCCGGCGCGGAGTCGGTCTCGTCCACGCCGGAGTTCTCATTTCACGAAACTATGGATAAAAGGTCACTCCCCGATCATGAACCGGGCGAAGCGCCGGACGACGATGTTCTCGCCCAGCTTGGCGATCGTCTCGACGACCAGGTCGTTGATCTTCTTGTCGGGGTCGCGGATGTAGCCCTGCTCCATCAGGCAGGTCGACTCGTAGAACTTGCGGACCTTGCCCTCCACGATCTTCTCGATGCGGTCCTCGGGCTTGCCCTCGTCGCGGAGCTGCTGGCGGTAGATCTCCTTCTCGCGCTCCAGGTCCTCGGCCGGAACGTCCTCGGCCCGCAGGTACAGGGGGTTCGCCGCCGTGATGTGCATGGCGATCTCGTGCCCCAGGGCGTTGAACTCGTCCGTCTTGGCGACGAAGTCCGTCTCGCTGTTCAGCTCCAGAAGGGCCCCCACCTTGAAGTTGTTGTGGACGTAGTGGAAGATGCGGCCGTCGCTCGCCGTGCGGGAGGCCTTCTTGGCCGCCTTGGCGAGCCCCTTCTCGCGAAGGTAGTCGATGGCCTTCTCCACGCTGCCGCCGACCTCGGCCAGGGCCTTCTTGCAATCCATCATCCCGGAGCCGGTGCGCTCCCGGAGCTCCTTGACCGCGCTTGCGGAAATGTCTGCCATGATCAACGGTCCTCCTCGTCCTCGCTCTGTCCGCTGCCGTAGGTATCGTGCAGGCGCTCGCGGACGGCGATCAGATCCTCTTCCTTGACGTCGACGGGCGCGGCTTCCTCGGCGTCCTTCTCCGCTTCGGCCGCGGCATCGTCCTCTCCCTGGCGCCCCTCGATCACGGCGTTGGCCATGAGGCCGGTGATCAGCTTGATGGCGCGGATGGCGTCGTCGTTGCCGGGAATGGGGTAGTCGATCACCTCGGGGTCGCAGTTCGTGTCCACGATGGAGACCACCGGCACGCCCAGCTTGCGGGCCTCGGCGATGGCGTTCTCCTCGCGGCGCGGGTCGATG is a window encoding:
- the yqeC gene encoding selenium cofactor biosynthesis protein YqeC; amino-acid sequence: MMSTLQGPEAFFAPFGLGGRELVSLVGGGGKTTLLRTLGQVLARRGTVLLTTTTKMAAGDGPLLLTGEEPAAEGVERIRRALRSQSPLTTAQRHVRDGNREKLEGLLPGAVDRLWEAGAADFVVCEADGARHKPLKAWADWEPPIPGRTTVLCAVLGADRLDEPLTEAHVHRMDRMTEDFGFRPGDPLTPERLAALLESPRGYLKNAPPTPNARRFLLMNRSDLLPAPRAEALARDFLPRLTRALRSWDLLILGSLHALRHDAVLRPERTR
- a CDS encoding DUF1659 domain-containing protein, which produces MAVVENARRSGVSVKLNAGNDLLTGRMIVKSCSLGKIKPEADAEKVMRIVDLLAAVLEYPAVRVERTEVRSLEKV
- a CDS encoding DUF2922 domain-containing protein, whose protein sequence is MATRLKLVFTGVGDRKIAMQFPYVRGSATGAEVKALMQGIVADGGVYVDVPTGIVGAELLDSTSTPVDLG
- a CDS encoding YvrJ family protein; translation: METFVQAALQNGFSVVVAAFLLLRMERELRGLREAIDRLRYCQSCRFAPLVREDGEGR
- a CDS encoding D-Ala-D-Ala carboxypeptidase family metallohydrolase, with translation MLYAVEFFRPEEFACPCCGRGRPARLLVLWLDLLRRAWDGPVRVNSGYRCAAHNREVGGAERSRHLLGCAADVAPTKPGGGAFPALAHRLCALPGWELIVHDRFVHIGVPTAESERPWDGETLLL
- a CDS encoding type II toxin-antitoxin system HicA family toxin, giving the protein MGSDDIIKIIEADGWFAVAQRGSHIQFLHTTKPGKVTVPANRKDLPKGTVNAILRQAGLK
- a CDS encoding type II toxin-antitoxin system HicB family antitoxin, which codes for MRDRYIFPAVFNYADDGISVSFPDLPGCFTCGDTDEEAVRMAEEAVGLHLYGMERDGDPIPEPSRGDRLAVAPNECIFLVDVWMPQVREDVEPVYVKKTLTIPSDLNEAAKRANINFSQVLASSLRQILKKRPVRN
- a CDS encoding CheR family methyltransferase, with product MEELNQYNSPEYETFKQKLRKIIGLDLNSYKNQIHRRVHMLMDRWNVKTYDEYFNTIKNDDRKLREFLDHLTINVSEFFRNDNQWWKLRDQIIPELIKKRGHKRLKLWSAGCATGEEPYSLAILSAVCGLDATTPVLAADIDQGAIAIAQKGVYLKRQLLNVPPEYLSKYFTTRDGGETYEVNAEIRRRVTFKRFNMIDDPFGSGFDVILCRNVVIYFTAETKSLLYVKFFNALAPGGYFLVGSTEQIFDYKKMGFEMAGPFLYTRK
- the frr gene encoding ribosome recycling factor, whose product is MPKNEIKQLRDKMEKALAFLHNEYLAIRTGRAHPGLVSDIKADYYGTPTPLKQMANITVPEGRKLQISPFDRSSLKAIEKAILASNLGITPQNDGESVRLTLPELTRERRVELTKLLAKKAEEARVVLRNHRRDSVEALKKLEKDSAITEDDLKKYSKDVQDVTDEYIKKVDEAYKAKEKEVLED
- the pyrH gene encoding UMP kinase, with translation MPKYNRVLLKLSGEVLAGDKHFGLDFDAMRRIGAELAAVYNAGIQLCMVVGGGNMLRGRDIQTLGIERAQADYMGMLGTVINALGLQDVLEKLGVPTRVQTAIEMRAVAEPYIRRRALRHMEKGRVVIFAAGTGSPFFSTDTTAALRAAEMGADCMVKGTKVDGIYDKDPKTHADAKFLSRITYREALRDGIEVMDASAFSLCRENGIPILVLDVQSPGCLVSALVKGERIGTIVEEGEPE
- the tsf gene encoding translation elongation factor Ts; the encoded protein is MADISASAVKELRERTGSGMMDCKKALAEVGGSVEKAIDYLREKGLAKAAKKASRTASDGRIFHYVHNNFKVGALLELNSETDFVAKTDEFNALGHEIAMHITAANPLYLRAEDVPAEDLEREKEIYRQQLRDEGKPEDRIEKIVEGKVRKFYESTCLMEQGYIRDPDKKINDLVVETIAKLGENIVVRRFARFMIGE